The nucleotide window GCCTGTTCATCTTTGTTATTCATTTTCAACAGATCCTGAATGTTAGATTGGTAATCAGGGTAGGGATTGAAATTCTCAAAATGGTCTGCAGCTGATGAAAAAGACACTTTAGGAAAGAAATGAAAAATAGCAAGAGGTTTGAAATATATCGTCAGTTCATTTCTAGGCTCTTCGTAAGTAACGTTAATAGGCCTGGAAATGTTGTAAAAGAGAAATGAATCCACTCTTTTATGGATTGATCTTCTTATTGTGATTTTGTTTTCTTCAGGAATTAACTCTGTGTCCTGACAAATCGTTGCAAGGCAGAAATTACTGGGAAATGTCCAATATTGATTTGATTTTAGCGTATCATGCTCAGAAATAAAATAAAAGCCTTCAATATATCGGCTTAACAGATCTGATTTCGGTTTATAAAAAGTGATACTCATATTTAATGTTACCTAATTTTCTCTTATAGAATTTTAATATCCATTTCGTTTGGCTTTCCATTACACAAAGTAATACGAATTTAAATTAAAAAAATATTTTAAGGTTACTAATGATCATAGTGACTGTTATTTAAGATCATAATCGCCATACTATTCTTCAGTTTTTTTACGGTCTGAAAATCTAAGCAGGCCGATAGCTTACAACATCCAGGTTTTATTTAA belongs to Chryseobacterium gleum and includes:
- a CDS encoding helix-turn-helix transcriptional regulator, yielding MSITFYKPKSDLLSRYIEGFYFISEHDTLKSNQYWTFPSNFCLATICQDTELIPEENKITIRRSIHKRVDSFLFYNISRPINVTYEEPRNELTIYFKPLAIFHFFPKVSFSSAADHFENFNPYPDYQSNIQDLLKMNNKDEQAHLLEKYLLSKLCNPKLETMQNILQKVEEGWKLNDIAESMGMSRQYLHRTFLKYMGKSPSLYKRIHRFRQVTSSLQTNEKFISLSHENLFFDQPHFNREFKALTGVVPTLFFKNINDSKDMLWLFV